A genomic segment from Pseudoduganella chitinolytica encodes:
- a CDS encoding YceI family protein yields MKTTLLLALLALAGAANATTYNIDPHHTYPSFEADHKGMSLWRGKFNNTSGTVTMDRAARTGSMEIVIDTASIDFGHDKMNAHAMADDIFNVAKFPTATFKGKSFKFDGDKLVAVDGELTLLGVTKPLQLQVNRFKCVQDARLKREVCGADASAEFKRTDFGMNFGIPAFAPEVKLAIQVEAIAAQ; encoded by the coding sequence ATGAAAACCACGCTGCTGCTTGCCCTGCTGGCCCTGGCCGGCGCCGCCAACGCCACCACCTACAATATCGATCCGCACCACACCTACCCCAGCTTCGAGGCCGACCACAAGGGCATGTCCCTGTGGCGCGGCAAGTTCAACAATACCAGCGGCACCGTTACGATGGACCGCGCCGCCAGGACGGGCAGCATGGAGATCGTCATCGACACGGCGTCGATCGACTTCGGCCACGACAAGATGAACGCGCATGCGATGGCGGACGATATCTTCAACGTCGCCAAGTTCCCGACCGCGACCTTCAAGGGCAAGTCGTTCAAGTTCGACGGCGACAAGCTGGTGGCCGTCGATGGCGAACTGACCCTGCTGGGCGTGACGAAACCCCTGCAGCTGCAGGTCAACCGCTTCAAATGCGTGCAGGACGCGCGCCTGAAGCGGGAAGTGTGCGGCGCCGACGCCAGCGCGGAGTTCAAGCGCACCGACTTCGGCATGAACTTCGGCATCCCGGCGTTTGCCCCCGAAGTCAAGCTGGCCATCCAGGTCGAGGCGATCGCGGCGCAGTAG